One Amaranthus tricolor cultivar Red isolate AtriRed21 chromosome 10, ASM2621246v1, whole genome shotgun sequence genomic window carries:
- the LOC130826048 gene encoding 60S ribosomal protein L2, mitochondrial-like: protein MKWNSVTKPFKKLLVSHGGSTAGHNSAGRITIYHRGGGAKRLQRKIDLKRSTSSMGVVERIEYDPNRSSRLALVRWIEGVHPSNQRDCDKDFSPPQKVVEPITTEVAGKFPLACLAPGLMGSTVGNKDGKISSVKDVFVSAFGSKRAKGETLINIPRAAVAGAKPSVFAPKIREQVSEGKEEYSLTDVQRWRKDSCVWDHKLKRKAAVPWLSFVHEEPVGLAKVAQNDKSVGKSSKNRHMVDRVPLTYILASDKLEEGKMVMNYDWSKHPNRS from the exons ATGAAGTGGAACAGTGTAACGAAGCCCTTTAAGAAGCTATTAGTGTCACATGGAGGATCAACCGCTG GGCATAATTCTGCGGGGCGTATTACTATCTATCATCGAGGGGGTGGTGCGAAGCGTTTACAGCGAAAAATTGACTTAAAGAGAAGCACTTCTTCCATGGGTGTGGTGGAGCGAATAGAATATGACCCTAATCGCTCATCTAGGCTTGCTTTAGTACGATGGATTGAGGGGGTACATCCAAGCAACCAAAGGGATTGTGATAAAGACTTCTCTCCACCACAAAAGGTTGTTGAACCTATTACAACTGAGGTGGCTGGTAAGTTCCCGTTAGCTTGTTTAGCTCCTGGATTGATGGGGAGTACTGTAGGCAATAAGGATGGAAAAATTAGTAGTGTAAAGGATGTATTTGTTTCTGCCTTTGGTTCTAAGCGTGCCAAGGGAGAGACGTTAATTAATATCCCTCGAGCAGCTGTAGCTGGGGCGAAGCCATCCGTCTTTGCTCCAAAGATTAGGGAGCAAGTTAGTGAAGGGAAGGAGGAATATTCTCTAACTGATGTCCAACGTTGGAGAAAAGACAGCTGTGTTTGGGATCATAAACTCAAGCGTAAAGCAGCTGTACCATGGTTGAGCTTTGTCCATGAAGAGCCTGTTGGGCTTGCTAAGGTAGCTCAGAATGACAAGTCGGTGGGGAAATCATCAAAGAATCGGCACATGGTTGATCGTGTTCCACTCACTTATATATTAGCAAGTGACAAGCTGGAAGAAGGGAAGATGGTGATGAACTATGATTGGTCTAAACATCCTAACCGCAGTTGA